A single genomic interval of Amycolatopsis albispora harbors:
- a CDS encoding GntR family transcriptional regulator encodes MTRTAPDPAPAAGGPARDRVYTWLRDGIISGEIEAGRFLDEHWVSGVVGVSRTPVREAFHRLAAERFISLLPRKGAQVRTVTARELEEVYQTRRLIEGHAISALCANRIGVPEPMPELLEAMESAGEAGDWFEVSGLDRTFHRAMVNAAGNSVLTELYDTLRSRQQRVAVRALQARPDRLTVINAEHRALVDALARHDEPEAARILNQHLRPVSEVLSLLPE; translated from the coding sequence ATGACCAGGACCGCACCGGACCCCGCCCCTGCGGCGGGCGGGCCCGCGCGCGACCGGGTGTACACCTGGCTGCGCGACGGGATCATCTCCGGCGAGATCGAGGCCGGGCGGTTCCTCGACGAGCACTGGGTCTCCGGTGTGGTCGGGGTGTCGCGCACCCCGGTCCGCGAGGCCTTCCACCGGCTGGCCGCCGAACGGTTCATCAGCCTGCTGCCGCGCAAGGGCGCACAGGTCAGGACGGTCACCGCGCGGGAACTGGAGGAGGTCTACCAGACCCGGCGGCTGATCGAAGGGCACGCGATCTCGGCGTTGTGCGCGAACCGGATCGGCGTGCCGGAACCGATGCCGGAGCTGCTGGAGGCGATGGAAAGCGCGGGCGAGGCGGGTGACTGGTTCGAGGTGTCCGGCCTGGACCGCACCTTCCACCGGGCGATGGTGAACGCCGCCGGGAACTCCGTGCTCACCGAGCTGTACGACACGCTGCGCTCGCGGCAGCAGCGGGTCGCCGTGCGGGCGCTGCAGGCCAGGCCGGACAGGCTGACCGTGATCAACGCCGAGCACCGCGCCCTGGTCGACGCGCTCGCCCGGCACGACGAGCCGGAGGCGGCGCGCATCCTCAACCAGCACCTGCGGCCGGTTTCGGAGGTGCTGTCGCTGCTGCCCGAGTGA
- a CDS encoding HpcH/HpaI aldolase family protein: MGRKTADRRYAVWLSDPSFAAAEIARGIGYGAVVLDIEHGAFDLADLERFIPFARALGMEVLAKVLGPERGPIQQALDFGADAVVVPHVENAAHAKAVTAFAKFPPLGDRSFAGGRTTGYGGFTDEWVREQDTRTRCLPMIEDAGAIEEIAEILALDTVDGVFVGPSDLSLRRERGAYARTDGDFADLARIAEAAAAAGKPWVLPAWSQAEKEFAARHGADQLALIMQHGALAAGFAAPFEQMAAIDAEVRP, translated from the coding sequence ATGGGCCGCAAAACCGCTGATCGGCGCTATGCCGTCTGGCTGTCCGACCCGAGCTTCGCGGCCGCGGAGATCGCCCGCGGCATCGGCTACGGCGCGGTGGTGCTGGACATCGAGCACGGCGCGTTCGACCTGGCCGACCTCGAGCGGTTCATCCCGTTCGCCCGCGCGCTCGGCATGGAGGTGCTGGCCAAGGTGCTCGGCCCGGAACGCGGCCCGATCCAGCAGGCACTGGACTTCGGCGCCGACGCGGTGGTCGTCCCGCACGTGGAGAACGCCGCGCACGCCAAGGCGGTCACCGCGTTCGCGAAGTTCCCGCCGCTGGGCGACCGCAGCTTCGCCGGCGGCCGCACCACCGGCTACGGCGGGTTCACCGACGAGTGGGTGCGCGAGCAGGACACCCGCACGCGCTGCCTGCCGATGATCGAGGACGCCGGTGCCATCGAGGAGATCGCCGAAATCCTCGCACTGGACACAGTGGACGGTGTGTTCGTCGGCCCGTCCGACCTCTCGCTGCGGCGCGAGCGCGGGGCCTACGCGCGCACCGACGGCGACTTCGCCGACCTGGCCCGGATCGCCGAAGCGGCGGCCGCGGCGGGCAAGCCGTGGGTGCTGCCCGCGTGGAGCCAGGCCGAGAAGGAGTTCGCCGCGCGCCACGGCGCCGACCAGCTCGCGCTGATCATGCAGCACGGCGCGCTCGCCGCCGGGTTCGCCGCGCCCTTCGAGCAGATGGCCGCCATCGACGCGGAAGTGCGGCCGTGA
- a CDS encoding MFS transporter produces the protein MTTAKAAVKTGRARWGIAGVLGVGMFVNYIDRVNLSIAAPEIMRDFEISASQMGLLSSAFLWTYAMLQLPIGSIVDRIGVRWVNRVAAALWAVASFASAAAGGLGLLLASRLVLGVGEAPTIPAGWKAIGQWFPRQERGTATAIFDGCAKASNVLGIPVMAFLVTTFSWHAAFLFTGALSVAYLLVWWFLYLTPKQALARGRLSEAEYAYLRENGAEDEDATNSGSSLRGLGYLLRRRKTWGLALGYASYTYAYYVLLTWLPGYLEKQFGVKLLAGGVYTMIPWLVAVAAQFLIAGVVMDRLIARSGDETKVRRIVLVVSMLVSLSVAGAAYADSVAVALVFLSIGAAGLAVSVPAGASIVALIAPAGFTGTLGGIVNFVANLLGIAAPIVTGAVVDVTGSFAGAFLVTGVVLVAGILCYTLVLGRIEPMPAPDAERG, from the coding sequence GTGACCACCGCCAAGGCCGCGGTGAAGACCGGACGCGCCCGCTGGGGCATCGCGGGCGTGCTGGGCGTGGGCATGTTCGTCAACTACATCGACCGCGTGAACCTGTCGATCGCCGCGCCCGAGATCATGCGGGACTTCGAGATCAGCGCGTCGCAGATGGGCCTGCTGTCCTCGGCGTTCCTGTGGACCTACGCGATGCTGCAGCTGCCGATCGGCTCGATCGTCGACCGGATCGGCGTGCGCTGGGTGAACCGGGTCGCGGCCGCGCTGTGGGCGGTGGCGTCGTTCGCCTCGGCCGCGGCGGGCGGGCTCGGGCTGCTGCTCGCGTCGCGGCTGGTGCTCGGCGTCGGTGAGGCGCCGACGATCCCGGCGGGCTGGAAGGCGATCGGCCAGTGGTTCCCCCGGCAGGAACGCGGCACCGCCACAGCGATCTTCGACGGCTGCGCCAAGGCTTCCAACGTGCTGGGCATCCCGGTGATGGCCTTCCTGGTCACCACCTTCAGCTGGCACGCGGCCTTCCTGTTCACCGGTGCGCTCAGCGTCGCGTACCTGCTGGTGTGGTGGTTCCTCTACCTGACACCGAAGCAGGCGCTCGCGCGCGGCAGGCTCAGCGAGGCCGAATACGCCTACCTGCGCGAAAACGGTGCCGAGGACGAGGACGCGACCAACAGCGGTTCGTCGCTGCGCGGGCTCGGTTACCTGCTGCGGCGCCGCAAGACCTGGGGGCTCGCGCTCGGTTACGCCTCCTACACCTACGCCTACTACGTGCTGCTCACCTGGCTGCCCGGTTACCTGGAAAAGCAGTTCGGGGTGAAGCTGCTGGCGGGCGGCGTGTACACGATGATCCCGTGGCTGGTGGCGGTCGCCGCGCAGTTCCTCATCGCCGGGGTGGTGATGGACCGGCTGATCGCGCGCAGCGGTGACGAGACGAAGGTGCGGCGGATCGTGCTCGTGGTGAGCATGCTGGTCTCGCTCTCGGTGGCGGGCGCCGCGTACGCCGATTCGGTCGCCGTCGCGCTGGTGTTCCTGTCGATCGGCGCGGCCGGGCTCGCCGTCTCGGTGCCCGCGGGCGCCAGCATCGTCGCCCTGATCGCACCGGCGGGCTTCACCGGCACGCTCGGCGGCATCGTCAACTTCGTGGCGAACCTGCTCGGCATCGCCGCGCCCATCGTCACCGGCGCGGTGGTCGACGTGACCGGCTCCTTCGCCGGTGCCTTCCTGGTCACCGGTGTGGTGCTGGTGGCCGGAATCCTGTGTTACACCCTGGTACTGGGCCGGATCGAACCGATGCCTGCCCCCGATGCGGAAAGAGGCTGA
- a CDS encoding carbon-nitrogen hydrolase family protein: MVHVAVAQFAPGEDKRANLAEVTRLVDEAVARGARVVVLPEYAMFTVPAMDERFVEAAEPLEGEWVSGLRALAAERRVTLVAGVNETLPGTGRIANTLVAAGADGSIAALYRKLHLYDAFGFRESDFVRAGEIEVPETFTVDGLTFGLQTCYDLRFPEVTRRLVDAGADVVLLPAEWVPGPLKEDHWTTLIRARAIENTVYVAAAGQCAPTGSGNSLIADPMGVVLTALGERTASAGAELTRERLDEVRAKNPALRLRRFKITA; this comes from the coding sequence ATGGTGCACGTCGCCGTCGCGCAGTTCGCCCCCGGCGAGGACAAGCGGGCGAACCTGGCGGAGGTCACCCGGCTGGTGGACGAGGCGGTCGCGCGGGGCGCCCGGGTGGTGGTGCTGCCCGAGTACGCCATGTTCACCGTGCCCGCGATGGACGAGCGGTTCGTCGAAGCCGCCGAGCCGCTGGAGGGGGAGTGGGTCTCCGGACTGCGCGCGCTGGCCGCCGAGCGCCGGGTCACCCTGGTCGCGGGCGTGAACGAGACGCTGCCCGGCACCGGCCGCATCGCGAACACGCTGGTCGCCGCGGGCGCGGACGGTTCGATCGCCGCGCTCTACCGCAAGCTGCACCTCTACGACGCCTTCGGCTTCCGCGAGTCCGACTTCGTGCGTGCCGGAGAGATCGAGGTGCCCGAGACCTTCACCGTCGACGGCCTCACCTTCGGCCTGCAGACCTGCTACGACCTGCGGTTCCCCGAGGTGACGCGACGGCTGGTGGACGCGGGCGCCGACGTGGTGCTGCTGCCGGCCGAGTGGGTGCCCGGCCCGCTCAAGGAGGACCACTGGACCACGCTCATCCGCGCGCGGGCCATCGAGAACACGGTGTACGTCGCCGCGGCTGGCCAGTGCGCGCCGACCGGTTCGGGCAACAGCCTGATCGCCGACCCGATGGGCGTGGTGCTCACCGCGCTGGGGGAGCGGACCGCGAGCGCGGGTGCCGAACTGACCAGGGAGCGGCTCGACGAGGTGCGGGCGAAGAACCCGGCGCTGCGCCTGCGGCGGTTCAAGATCACCGCCTGA
- a CDS encoding glycoside hydrolase family 64 protein, translating into MISRRAFIGGSAAALAGVALSRFAPASAATPETFNLSIRNESGSGTAFAYVTGLSDGKPVFVKEGGATYFPPSPGAPNSPLGEDCAIPLGGPGSTTSVRVPRMYGARIYVVTGEKMTFFVNPGPNVVHPSFLNPDDPNYALDWSFAEFTFNEAELFVNVSYVDFVAAPLALGLTTLSGASDSVPGLPAGALDEVCSALEAQAAKDGAPWGKLIQKAGDGRNLRAMSAHYQAAEFSDYFAGYVDEVWAKYAGGPLTVDTQASWGKVTARVEGDVLKFDNGETFAKPSTADILSCDSGPFALDGASDVRKAIIPRLAASLNRTTLRDNADQPNGEKPENFYRTERTNHYARIVHGLLPDNRGYAFPYDDVTSTGGPDFSGAVRAGDPDTLTITLKSLHT; encoded by the coding sequence ATGATCTCTCGCCGCGCCTTCATCGGCGGTTCCGCCGCGGCGCTGGCCGGTGTCGCGCTGAGCCGGTTCGCGCCGGCGTCGGCCGCCACACCGGAGACGTTCAACCTGAGCATCCGCAACGAGTCCGGCTCCGGGACCGCGTTCGCCTACGTCACCGGGCTGTCCGACGGGAAGCCGGTTTTTGTCAAGGAGGGCGGGGCCACCTACTTCCCGCCGTCGCCGGGCGCGCCGAACTCGCCGCTGGGCGAGGACTGCGCGATCCCGCTCGGCGGGCCCGGCAGCACCACGTCGGTCCGCGTGCCACGCATGTACGGCGCGCGGATCTACGTGGTCACGGGGGAGAAGATGACCTTCTTCGTCAACCCGGGCCCGAACGTGGTGCACCCGAGCTTCCTCAATCCCGACGACCCGAACTACGCGCTGGACTGGTCGTTCGCGGAGTTCACCTTCAACGAGGCGGAGCTGTTCGTCAACGTCAGCTACGTGGACTTCGTGGCGGCGCCGCTGGCGCTCGGGCTGACCACGCTGTCCGGGGCGTCCGACAGCGTGCCCGGCCTGCCCGCCGGTGCGCTGGACGAGGTCTGCTCGGCGCTGGAGGCACAGGCGGCCAAGGACGGCGCACCGTGGGGCAAGCTGATCCAGAAAGCCGGTGACGGCCGGAACCTGCGGGCGATGAGCGCGCACTACCAGGCCGCGGAGTTCTCCGACTACTTCGCCGGGTACGTGGACGAGGTGTGGGCCAAGTACGCCGGCGGTCCGCTGACCGTGGACACGCAGGCCTCGTGGGGCAAGGTGACCGCGCGGGTCGAGGGCGACGTGCTGAAGTTCGACAACGGCGAGACCTTCGCCAAGCCGAGCACCGCGGACATCCTCAGCTGCGACTCGGGCCCGTTCGCCCTGGACGGCGCCAGCGACGTGCGGAAGGCGATCATCCCCCGGTTGGCGGCTTCGCTGAACCGCACCACGCTGCGCGACAACGCCGACCAGCCGAACGGGGAGAAGCCGGAGAACTTCTACCGGACGGAGCGGACGAACCACTACGCGCGCATCGTGCACGGGCTGCTGCCGGACAACCGGGGCTACGCCTTCCCGTACGACGACGTCACCTCCACCGGCGGCCCGGACTTCAGCGGCGCGGTACGAGCCGGTGACCCGGACACCCTCACCATCACCCTGAAGTCCCTGCACACCTGA
- a CDS encoding SpoIIE family protein phosphatase translates to MADPKTDTAETADTADLSRLAATVERLRAEVRQAHAEAEGRALVELAKGILVERLHCGPSQAARQLAELAGRAGVPQLELAADIINQSSRDKLGEAADELVATAAAREPGPSAAVRLRSAESGVSAASDAQAVAESLLAHALAPLGATAVAIWAAGADGSLSLAGFAGLTAEEAGRWRYVPPGPVTPARQALTERRLVWLEQLTTPSIGQREVAGARVTVPADAGGRILGVLEVCWPEPLARQPRQIERQLEALAGLCAHTLDAPAVSPAGEPGAARLVAVADAVLDPALVLLPELGPDGGLLDFRIHHANAAFADPAGRPRNAVVGARLLEVYPMVAGKSGLYDKVEHVHATGEPFRTRQTTLTTLVDQVPVTLTAGISVSRHGDAVLLVWRVQDETARLASLLQHAQRLGRIGGFEENAVTGEIAWNTEVFALYGLPVTAEPIALQRLSAHADPDDAIAIGRFLRTLLHHRRPASTAFRLQRPDGISRHIRVIADPVLDADGRLLTVRGAYQDISAQHWTEVALAATRDQLAHSEQQSAERNRLALHLQRAIMPTAPDPIATAGLRVAVHYRPAENDQLVGGDWYDAVTLPSKQILLSVGDIAGHGIEAATGMVVLRNALRGLAATGAGPAQLLTWLNLVAHHLAKRVIATAVCGIYDPATRVLRWARAGHLPPVLIRERRASCQPMIGGILLGATAAAEYEEQSVQLAPSDILLLYTDGLIERKGRSIDEAIAQLLTLAETPADSLEATLDTLLTHSNADTDDDTCIVGIQLD, encoded by the coding sequence GTGGCCGATCCGAAAACCGACACCGCCGAGACCGCCGACACCGCGGACCTGAGCAGGCTCGCGGCCACCGTCGAGCGGCTGCGGGCCGAGGTCCGGCAGGCGCACGCCGAGGCCGAGGGCAGGGCGCTGGTCGAGCTGGCCAAGGGCATCCTGGTGGAAAGGCTCCACTGTGGACCGTCGCAGGCCGCGCGGCAGCTGGCGGAACTGGCCGGGCGGGCCGGGGTGCCGCAACTGGAACTGGCCGCGGACATCATCAACCAGTCCTCGCGCGACAAGCTGGGCGAGGCGGCGGACGAGCTGGTCGCGACGGCCGCCGCGCGGGAACCGGGTCCGTCGGCGGCGGTTCGCCTGCGCAGCGCGGAAAGCGGGGTGTCGGCGGCGTCGGACGCGCAGGCCGTCGCCGAATCGCTGCTGGCGCACGCGCTCGCCCCGCTGGGCGCGACCGCGGTGGCGATCTGGGCCGCGGGCGCGGACGGTTCCCTTTCACTGGCGGGTTTCGCCGGGCTCACCGCGGAGGAAGCGGGGCGGTGGCGGTACGTGCCGCCGGGACCGGTCACCCCGGCACGCCAGGCGCTCACCGAACGCCGCCTGGTCTGGCTGGAGCAGCTCACCACCCCGTCGATCGGCCAGCGGGAGGTAGCGGGCGCGCGGGTGACCGTGCCCGCCGACGCGGGCGGCCGCATCCTCGGGGTGCTGGAGGTCTGCTGGCCGGAGCCGCTGGCCAGGCAGCCGCGGCAGATCGAGCGGCAGCTCGAAGCGCTGGCCGGCCTGTGCGCGCACACCCTGGACGCCCCGGCCGTCTCGCCCGCCGGGGAACCCGGTGCGGCCCGGCTGGTGGCCGTCGCGGACGCGGTGCTCGACCCGGCGCTGGTGCTGCTGCCCGAACTCGGTCCCGACGGCGGGCTGCTGGACTTCCGCATCCACCACGCCAACGCCGCCTTCGCCGATCCCGCCGGGCGGCCGCGCAACGCCGTGGTCGGCGCGCGGCTGCTCGAGGTGTACCCGATGGTGGCCGGGAAAAGCGGGTTGTACGACAAGGTCGAGCACGTGCACGCCACCGGTGAGCCGTTCCGCACCAGGCAGACCACGCTCACCACGCTGGTGGACCAGGTGCCGGTGACGCTGACCGCGGGCATCAGCGTCAGCCGTCACGGCGACGCGGTGCTGCTGGTCTGGCGCGTGCAGGACGAGACGGCGCGGCTGGCCAGCCTGCTGCAGCACGCGCAGCGGCTCGGCCGGATCGGCGGGTTCGAGGAGAACGCGGTCACCGGTGAAATCGCCTGGAACACCGAGGTCTTCGCGTTGTACGGGCTGCCGGTGACGGCGGAACCCATTGCGCTGCAACGGTTGTCCGCGCACGCCGACCCCGACGACGCGATCGCCATCGGCCGGTTCCTGCGCACCCTGCTACACCACCGGCGGCCCGCGTCCACGGCGTTCCGGCTGCAGCGGCCGGACGGCATCTCGCGGCACATCCGGGTGATCGCCGATCCGGTGCTCGACGCGGACGGGCGGCTGCTCACCGTGCGCGGGGCGTACCAGGACATCTCGGCGCAGCACTGGACCGAGGTGGCGCTGGCGGCCACGCGGGACCAGCTGGCGCACAGCGAGCAGCAGTCCGCCGAGCGCAACCGGCTGGCCCTGCACCTGCAGCGCGCGATCATGCCGACCGCGCCCGACCCGATCGCGACCGCCGGGCTGCGCGTGGCCGTGCACTACCGTCCCGCCGAAAACGACCAGCTCGTCGGCGGCGACTGGTACGACGCGGTGACCCTGCCGTCGAAGCAGATCCTGCTCTCGGTCGGCGACATCGCCGGGCACGGCATCGAAGCGGCGACCGGCATGGTGGTGCTGCGGAACGCGCTGCGCGGGCTGGCCGCCACCGGCGCCGGTCCGGCGCAGCTGCTCACCTGGCTGAACCTGGTGGCGCACCACCTGGCGAAACGGGTGATCGCGACCGCGGTGTGCGGCATCTACGACCCGGCGACGCGCGTGCTGCGGTGGGCGCGGGCCGGGCACCTGCCGCCGGTGCTGATCCGGGAGCGGCGGGCGAGCTGCCAGCCGATGATCGGCGGCATCCTCCTCGGCGCCACGGCGGCGGCCGAGTACGAGGAGCAGAGCGTGCAGCTGGCGCCGTCGGACATCCTGCTGCTCTACACCGACGGCCTGATCGAGCGGAAGGGCCGGTCCATCGACGAGGCCATCGCGCAGCTGCTCACCCTGGCCGAGACCCCGGCGGACTCGCTCGAAGCCACGCTGGACACCCTGCTCACCCACAGCAACGCCGACACCGACGACGACACCTGCATCGTCGGCATCCAACTCGACTGA